The Neptunomonas concharum genomic interval TGTACTAAGACATCTGCATACTTTGTGCGATCTAACTTATTGTCATCTAGCAAGCGGTGTACAAAATCAATGCCTCTCAACTCCCGTAACAGCGACGAGTTAAAGGAGATTTCATTCACTCGATTGAGTATTTCCCGTGACGTTTTCGGTGTTTCCTGTCGCTCTATCGGGTTGATTTGTACGATCACTACATCTTTCGAGCGCGTACCGTAAAATAGTGGGTACAGCGGTGGATTACCTACGTACCCCCCATCCCAGTAGGGTACGCCATCAATCTCCACAGCTTGGTAAAGAAAAGGTAAGCATGCGGATGCTAAAACCATATCTGAGGTTAACTCAGGACGCTCAAATACTTTAATTTTACCGGTATGTACATTCGTGGCCGCAATAAACAGTTTTAGCGCACTACAGGCTCGCACTTTATCAAAGTCGATCGATGACTCTACCAAGTCACGCAACGGGTTGATATTGAGCGGATTAACATCATAGGGCGAGGCTACTCGGCTAAGCAGATCATACATC includes:
- a CDS encoding patatin-like phospholipase family protein; amino-acid sequence: MRKKSINLALQGGGSHGAFTWGVLDFFMEDGRISLEGISGTSAGAMNAAVLAQGYMEGGAAGARAALEDFWLQVSRMGSLSPIQRSPLDVLTGRWSLDSSPAYVMYDLLSRVASPYDVNPLNINPLRDLVESSIDFDKVRACSALKLFIAATNVHTGKIKVFERPELTSDMVLASACLPFLYQAVEIDGVPYWDGGYVGNPPLYPLFYGTRSKDVVIVQINPIERQETPKTSREILNRVNEISFNSSLLRELRGIDFVHRLLDDNKLDRTKYADVLVHRIEETQQLNPLSASSKLNAEWSFLTHLRDIGRASAKRFLDEHFDSLGMRSTLDLRKEFT